Within the Bacillus sp. FSL K6-3431 genome, the region GATATTGATACAGTAATGGATAGAACGAAAAAACGACCAACTGTTACGGGGCATATCTCACTGAAAGTTACATTGTGGCTAGGAATAACCTTAAGTGTACTTGGATTAGTTTTGCTACTTTTTACTACCGTTGAGGCTGCAATATATGCATTTGTGGGGTGGTTCACCTATGTCATATTGTATACAATGTGGTCAAAGCGCAAATATACACTTAATACTGTAATTGGAAGTGTTTCCGGTGCTGTTACACCATTAATTGGCTGGGCTGCCATAGCGCCTAGTTCACATATTGTGCCAATAGTGCTAGCACTTATTATATTTATATGGCAAATGCCACATACATTTGCTATAGCGATGAAAAAGTGTGATGAATATAAACTAGCTGGGGTTGCGATGCTTCCAGTTGTACACGGATTTGCTTTTACGAAGCGACAAATAGTTGTGTATGTCGCATTCTTACTGCCATTTCCACTTTTTCTTGAACCGCTAGGTTTCATATTTATTATTACAGCTACATTGCTAAATATTGGTTGGTTAGCTTTGGCGATAAAGGGCTTTTTTACGAAAAATGACCTAAAATGGGCGCACATGATGTTTCTTTATTCTGTTAACTATTTAATGATATTGTTTATAATTATGATCGTTGTGACATCGCCAATTTTGAGGTAGTAAAAAGTACCTATCTCAAGTGAAGATGTTTTTTAAGCTATCGGGATTTCCCGGTAGCTTTATTATTGTTTAAAGCCAATGGCTCTCCGGTTCCTTTTTACAACAGGTCAACATCGAATAGTTCACGATCTCCATTCTTTCTTTATCTCAGTTCATTCACATTATAAATATTAAGCAGAAGCGCCTGGGAAACATATAAAGTTTGATTTATAATTAGTATATAAGAAACCCTAAATAGAAAGGATGATCCTAAATGACTCAGTTTGAATCAGTTAAACTTACTTCTTTATCAACGAAAGGCGGTTGCGGATGCAAGATTGGCCCCGCTGATTTATCGGAGGTGATTCGTATGCTTCCTCCTGCTGCTCC harbors:
- the cyoE gene encoding heme o synthase; the protein is MDKDGILSQHEVEKDILLKTGDSPTFISDLKALFKLKVLILNVLPVFCGFWLALYFNDVSFSVNSVTFWLTMIGSTLVMAGALVLNNWYDVDIDTVMDRTKKRPTVTGHISLKVTLWLGITLSVLGLVLLLFTTVEAAIYAFVGWFTYVILYTMWSKRKYTLNTVIGSVSGAVTPLIGWAAIAPSSHIVPIVLALIIFIWQMPHTFAIAMKKCDEYKLAGVAMLPVVHGFAFTKRQIVVYVAFLLPFPLFLEPLGFIFIITATLLNIGWLALAIKGFFTKNDLKWAHMMFLYSVNYLMILFIIMIVVTSPILR